The following proteins are co-located in the Microbulbifer sp. VAAF005 genome:
- the dnaK gene encoding molecular chaperone DnaK has protein sequence MGKIIGIDLGTTNSCVAVLDGDKARVIENAEGDRTTPSIVAFTDDNEILVGQSAKRQAVTNPQNTLFAVKRLIGRKFKDDVVQKDIKMVPYTITEADNGDAWVEVKGDKKAPPQISAEVLKKMKKTAEDFLGEKVEAAVITVPAYFNDSQRQATKDAGRIAGLDVKRIINEPTAAALAYGLDKQGGDRTVAVYDLGGGTFDISIIEIADVDGEKQFEVLSTNGDTFLGGEDFDLRLIEYLADEFKKDQGIDLKGDPLAMQRLKEAAEKAKIELSSSQQTEVNLPYITADATGPKHLVVKLTRAKLESLVEELVTRSLEPVKIALQDADLSASGVDEVILVGGQTRMPMVQQKVTEFFGKEPRKDVNPDEAVAMGAAIQGAVLSGDVKDVLLLDVTPLTLGIETMGGVATPLIDKNTTIPTKKSQVFSTADDNQTAVTIHVVQGERKQAAQNKSLGRFDLADIPPAPRGMPQIEVTFDIDANGILHVHAKDKATGKEQSIVIQASSGLSEDEIDKMVQDAEANAEADKQFEELVQTRNTLDGLISATKKTLEEAGDKATAEEKAAIEAAVTEAEEAVKGNDKAAMEAATTKLTEASGPVAQKMYAEQAQAAGAEGAAGAGAQGEQQSSAGDDAVDAEFEEVKDDKKEGK, from the coding sequence ATGGGAAAAATTATCGGCATCGACCTGGGTACCACTAACAGCTGTGTAGCGGTACTGGATGGTGACAAAGCGCGTGTAATCGAAAACGCCGAAGGCGATCGCACTACACCTTCTATTGTTGCCTTCACTGACGACAACGAAATTCTGGTAGGTCAGTCTGCCAAGCGTCAGGCGGTGACCAATCCCCAAAATACTCTGTTTGCGGTTAAGCGTTTGATCGGCCGTAAATTCAAAGACGACGTTGTCCAGAAAGATATCAAGATGGTTCCTTACACCATCACTGAAGCTGACAACGGCGACGCTTGGGTAGAAGTGAAAGGCGATAAAAAAGCTCCGCCGCAGATCTCTGCCGAAGTCCTGAAGAAAATGAAAAAGACTGCAGAAGACTTCCTCGGCGAGAAAGTTGAAGCTGCAGTAATTACCGTACCGGCTTACTTCAACGACTCCCAGCGTCAGGCCACTAAAGACGCCGGCCGCATCGCGGGTCTGGACGTTAAGCGTATTATTAACGAGCCGACTGCCGCTGCTCTGGCATACGGCCTGGACAAGCAGGGCGGTGACCGCACTGTAGCGGTATACGACCTGGGTGGTGGTACCTTCGATATCTCCATCATCGAAATTGCCGACGTAGACGGCGAGAAGCAGTTCGAAGTACTGTCCACCAACGGTGACACTTTCCTCGGTGGTGAAGACTTCGACCTGCGCCTGATCGAATACCTCGCAGACGAGTTCAAGAAAGACCAGGGCATCGACCTGAAAGGTGACCCCCTGGCAATGCAGCGCCTGAAAGAAGCTGCGGAAAAAGCCAAGATCGAGCTGTCCTCCAGCCAGCAGACCGAAGTCAACCTGCCGTACATCACTGCAGACGCCACTGGTCCCAAGCACTTGGTGGTTAAACTGACCCGCGCCAAGCTGGAAAGCCTGGTAGAAGAGCTGGTTACCCGCTCCCTGGAGCCGGTAAAAATCGCTCTGCAAGATGCCGACCTGTCCGCTTCCGGTGTAGACGAAGTGATCCTGGTAGGCGGTCAGACCCGTATGCCAATGGTTCAGCAGAAAGTAACCGAGTTCTTCGGCAAAGAGCCGCGCAAGGACGTTAACCCCGACGAAGCCGTTGCCATGGGTGCTGCGATCCAGGGCGCCGTACTGTCCGGTGACGTTAAAGATGTACTCCTGCTGGACGTAACCCCGCTGACCCTGGGTATCGAAACCATGGGTGGTGTTGCGACTCCGCTGATCGACAAGAACACCACTATCCCCACCAAGAAGTCCCAGGTTTTCTCCACTGCGGATGACAACCAGACTGCGGTAACCATTCACGTGGTTCAGGGTGAGCGCAAACAGGCTGCACAGAACAAATCCCTGGGTCGTTTCGACCTGGCCGATATCCCACCGGCACCGCGCGGCATGCCGCAGATCGAAGTAACCTTCGACATCGATGCCAACGGTATCCTGCACGTACACGCGAAGGACAAGGCCACTGGTAAAGAGCAGTCCATCGTGATCCAGGCTTCCTCCGGCCTGTCCGAGGACGAGATCGATAAGATGGTTCAGGACGCTGAAGCCAATGCTGAAGCGGACAAGCAGTTCGAAGAGCTGGTGCAGACTCGCAACACGCTCGACGGCCTGATTTCTGCGACCAAGAAGACTCTGGAAGAAGCTGGGGACAAAGCTACCGCTGAAGAGAAAGCAGCTATTGAAGCGGCTGTTACCGAAGCGGAAGAAGCGGTTAAAGGCAATGACAAGGCCGCTATGGAAGCTGCAACTACCAAGCTGACTGAAGCTTCCGGTCCGGTTGCCCAGAAGATGTACGCCGAGCAGGCTCAAGCCGCTGGTGCTGAAGGTGCCGCTGGCGCTGGTGCCCAGGGTGAGCAGCAGTCCTCCGCTGGCGACGACGCAGTAGACGCAGAGTTCGAAGAAGTTAAGGACGACAAAAAAGAAGGTAAGTAA
- the dnaJ gene encoding molecular chaperone DnaJ has translation MSKRDYYEVLGVERGASDAELKKAYRRVAMKFHPDRNPDDKESENKFKEANEAYEVLSDSEKRAAYDQFGHAGVEGQMGGGGAGGFGGFSDIFGDVFGDIFGGGGGGRRGGPARGSDLRYDLELDLEDAVRGTTVKIRVPTLAACGTCSGSGAKPGSSPQTCGTCGGAGQVRMQQGFFSVQQTCPNCRGRGTTISDPCGSCHGRGRVEETKTLSVKVPPGVDTGDRIRLSGEGEAGPDGGPAGDLYVQVVVKEHDLFQRDGKNLYCEVPISFVSAALGGELEVPTLDGKVKLKIPAESQTGKLFRLRGKGVSPVRGGATGDLLCRVVVETPVNLSGKQKDLLQEFSNTLSEKKNSPRQTGWFEGVKNFFGDMKL, from the coding sequence ATGTCGAAACGCGATTATTACGAAGTCCTCGGCGTCGAGCGCGGCGCTTCGGATGCAGAGCTGAAAAAAGCCTACCGCCGGGTGGCAATGAAGTTTCACCCGGACCGCAATCCCGATGACAAGGAATCGGAGAACAAATTCAAGGAGGCCAATGAGGCCTACGAGGTTTTGTCGGATTCCGAGAAACGCGCAGCTTATGACCAGTTTGGCCACGCCGGTGTGGAAGGCCAGATGGGCGGTGGCGGCGCCGGTGGATTCGGTGGCTTCTCCGATATTTTCGGCGATGTGTTCGGCGATATCTTCGGTGGTGGCGGCGGTGGCCGTCGCGGCGGCCCTGCTCGCGGTTCCGATCTGCGCTATGACCTGGAATTGGACCTGGAAGACGCAGTGCGCGGCACCACGGTCAAGATTCGCGTTCCGACTCTGGCAGCCTGTGGTACCTGTAGCGGTTCCGGTGCCAAGCCCGGTTCCTCTCCGCAAACCTGTGGCACCTGTGGTGGTGCTGGCCAGGTGCGTATGCAGCAGGGTTTCTTCTCTGTTCAGCAAACCTGCCCCAACTGTCGCGGTCGCGGGACCACTATTTCGGATCCCTGTGGCAGCTGTCACGGTCGCGGTCGTGTAGAGGAAACCAAAACCCTGTCCGTTAAGGTACCGCCCGGTGTGGATACCGGCGATCGCATTCGCCTGTCTGGTGAAGGTGAAGCGGGGCCCGATGGCGGCCCCGCTGGTGACCTCTATGTACAGGTAGTGGTAAAAGAGCACGATCTGTTCCAGCGCGATGGCAAGAACCTCTACTGCGAAGTGCCGATTAGTTTCGTTTCCGCTGCCCTCGGTGGTGAGCTGGAAGTGCCGACTCTCGACGGTAAAGTGAAGCTGAAGATTCCTGCGGAAAGCCAGACCGGCAAGCTGTTCCGCCTGCGCGGCAAGGGTGTTTCCCCGGTTCGCGGTGGTGCAACTGGCGACCTGCTGTGTCGCGTTGTGGTAGAAACTCCAGTGAACTTGTCCGGCAAGCAAAAAGACTTGCTGCAAGAGTTCTCTAATACCCTTAGCGAAAAGAAAAATTCACCGCGTCAGACCGGTTGGTTTGAAGGGGTGAAAAACTTCTTTGGTGATATGAAGCTTTAA
- the dapB gene encoding 4-hydroxy-tetrahydrodipicolinate reductase, translating into MAVKVAVTGFGGRMGRALAEALSLSDKAELSAAIVRPGSSLVGADAGEVAGLGRSGLAIVDSLDKAGFDVLIDFTAPKATVENTAYCAEKNLPIVIGTTGFDSEQKNKVLAYTDQVPLCLASNFSTGVNLCFKLLETAARVMAEEADIEIVEAHHRHKVDAPSGTALSMGEVIAETLGRDLDKVAVYGREGQTGARDRDTIGFATVRGGDVVGEHSVMFLAEGERVEISHRASSRLSFARGAVRAALWMMGEEGSARAPGHYDMRDVLGLN; encoded by the coding sequence ATGGCGGTAAAAGTGGCGGTGACGGGATTTGGTGGTCGAATGGGGCGAGCGTTGGCGGAGGCTTTGTCCCTGTCTGATAAAGCCGAACTGTCAGCGGCTATAGTGCGGCCTGGCTCCAGCTTGGTCGGCGCCGATGCCGGTGAAGTTGCCGGTCTGGGCCGCAGCGGCCTCGCTATTGTGGACAGCCTCGATAAGGCAGGCTTTGACGTACTTATTGATTTCACTGCCCCTAAAGCGACTGTGGAAAATACTGCCTATTGTGCGGAGAAAAACCTCCCCATTGTAATCGGCACCACGGGCTTTGATAGCGAGCAAAAAAATAAAGTATTGGCTTATACGGATCAGGTGCCGCTGTGCCTCGCCAGTAATTTTTCCACCGGGGTAAACCTGTGCTTTAAATTGTTGGAAACTGCTGCGCGGGTAATGGCGGAAGAGGCCGATATCGAGATTGTCGAAGCCCATCATCGCCACAAAGTGGATGCACCTTCCGGCACGGCACTGAGTATGGGAGAAGTGATTGCCGAAACTCTGGGGCGCGACCTGGATAAAGTGGCAGTTTACGGCCGCGAAGGTCAAACCGGTGCCCGCGATAGGGATACTATCGGTTTTGCCACAGTGCGCGGTGGTGACGTAGTGGGTGAACACTCGGTGATGTTCCTGGCAGAAGGTGAGCGGGTTGAAATTAGCCACCGCGCCAGCAGCAGGCTCTCTTTTGCTCGCGGTGCCGTGCGCGCGGCACTGTGGATGATGGGAGAGGAAGGGAGTGCGCGGGCGCCGGGGCACTACGATATGCGCGATGTGCTCGGCCTTAACTAA
- the rimK gene encoding 30S ribosomal protein S6--L-glutamate ligase — protein sequence MRIGVLASNPDLYSNRRIMEAGAERGHRMSFLDIRQCYMKLDPDEPEVHYRDGRILNGLDAVIPRIRPSQTFYGCALTRHFESLDIFALNGSAAISQSRDKLFSLQLLQQNGLNIPTSGFANSPVDTNELIEMVGGAPLVVKLLEGTQGRGVVLAETRKAGESVINAFKSLKANLLVQEFIREAQGKDLRLFVIDGRVVASIQREAAPGEFRANIHQGGTASVVKVTAEEKRLAVKAAKVLGLKVAGVDIIRSRKGPLLLEVNSSPGLEGIESATRKDVAGAMIMSIEKALKWRPIVAGEGD from the coding sequence TTGCGTATTGGGGTGTTGGCATCGAACCCGGACCTCTATAGCAACCGACGCATTATGGAGGCGGGAGCTGAGCGCGGGCATCGCATGAGTTTTCTCGATATCCGCCAGTGCTATATGAAGCTCGATCCGGACGAGCCGGAAGTACACTACCGTGATGGCCGAATACTGAATGGCCTGGATGCAGTGATTCCCCGTATTCGCCCCAGCCAGACTTTTTACGGTTGTGCCCTGACGCGGCACTTCGAGAGCCTGGATATTTTTGCCCTGAATGGCTCTGCCGCTATCAGCCAGTCGCGGGATAAGTTATTTTCCCTACAGTTGCTGCAACAAAATGGCCTAAATATCCCCACCTCCGGGTTTGCCAATTCTCCGGTGGATACCAACGAGCTGATTGAAATGGTGGGCGGTGCGCCATTGGTGGTGAAGTTGCTGGAGGGAACCCAGGGGCGCGGTGTGGTTTTGGCAGAAACCCGCAAGGCTGGGGAGTCAGTGATTAATGCGTTTAAGTCCCTCAAGGCCAACCTTCTGGTACAGGAGTTTATTCGCGAGGCGCAAGGCAAGGATCTGCGCCTGTTTGTTATCGATGGTCGTGTGGTGGCCTCAATCCAGCGCGAGGCGGCGCCAGGGGAGTTTCGCGCCAATATTCACCAGGGCGGTACGGCTTCAGTGGTAAAGGTCACCGCTGAGGAAAAGCGCCTGGCGGTCAAGGCTGCCAAGGTGTTGGGGCTCAAGGTGGCGGGTGTGGATATTATTCGCTCTCGCAAGGGGCCGCTGTTATTGGAGGTGAATTCGTCACCGGGTCTTGAAGGCATCGAGAGCGCTACGCGTAAGGATGTGGCTGGAGCCATGATCATGTCTATCGAGAAGGCGCTGAAATGGCGCCCGATTGTGGCGGGCGAGGGCGACTAG
- a CDS encoding YfiR family protein — translation MAGLFAGAQIEPQRALATAGNSPPQLPFGRCKLQGLSFYDDIQPRFTSHYSPLILFLTVLFTGVGAQAAVQLSDTPLGRRVMVDYIVHFAYHLQWPVNAFANSSAPFKVCLMGGDSLGEPLAARFKNQRIDGRNVELEKIEVKEMLRARKCQIVVLSTLDRPTLLKALVALEFFPVLTVSDAERFATTGGMIEFADSGREVALRMNKTMLEKAELKMGSSLFRLGRKPE, via the coding sequence GTGGCCGGGCTTTTCGCTGGCGCGCAAATAGAGCCGCAGCGAGCTTTGGCCACTGCGGGTAACAGCCCACCGCAACTTCCTTTCGGGAGGTGCAAACTGCAGGGTTTGAGCTTCTATGACGATATCCAGCCCAGGTTCACTTCGCACTATTCCCCCCTGATACTTTTCCTGACCGTACTTTTCACCGGTGTGGGTGCCCAGGCTGCGGTGCAGCTCTCCGATACGCCTTTGGGGCGGCGGGTAATGGTGGATTACATAGTGCACTTCGCCTACCACCTGCAGTGGCCGGTCAATGCCTTTGCCAACAGCAGTGCCCCGTTCAAGGTGTGCCTGATGGGTGGGGATTCTCTCGGTGAGCCATTGGCGGCCCGGTTCAAGAATCAGCGTATTGATGGGCGGAATGTGGAGCTTGAGAAGATCGAGGTCAAGGAGATGCTGCGGGCGCGCAAGTGCCAGATTGTGGTGCTGAGTACCCTGGATCGTCCCACACTGCTCAAGGCGCTGGTGGCACTGGAGTTTTTCCCGGTTCTGACGGTGAGCGATGCTGAGCGCTTTGCCACCACTGGCGGTATGATCGAGTTTGCCGACAGCGGCCGGGAGGTGGCCCTGCGTATGAATAAGACCATGCTGGAGAAGGCGGAGCTGAAAATGGGCAGCAGTCTTTTCCGGTTGGGACGCAAGCCGGAGTGA
- the carA gene encoding glutamine-hydrolyzing carbamoyl-phosphate synthase small subunit encodes MPHNFMQSTTPALLVLADGSVFEGRAIGAHGSSVGEVVFNTSMTGYQEILTDPSYARQIVTLTYPHIGNTGTNQEDEECADIWAAGLVIRDLPLLASSFRNEQSLEDYLRERNIVGIADIDTRRLTRLLRDKGAQSGCIVAGDNIDREEALAKAKEFAGLKGMDLAKVVSTKEAYPFSEGTWELGEGHKAAPEQPFKVVAYDFGVKRNILRMLVDRGCDITVVPAETPASEVLAMNPNGVFLSNGPGDPEPCEYAITAIREILDAGIPTYGICLGHQLLGLAVGGKTAKMKFGHHGGNHPVQDLNSTKVMITAQNHGFEVDADSLPDNVEVTHKSLFDGTLQGIHLKDKPAFSFQGHPEASPGPHDVAPLFDHFIDLMKERA; translated from the coding sequence ATGCCCCACAACTTTATGCAGAGTACAACTCCCGCGCTGCTGGTGCTCGCAGATGGTAGTGTCTTTGAAGGACGCGCAATCGGTGCCCATGGCAGTTCTGTTGGCGAGGTCGTGTTCAACACATCCATGACCGGCTACCAGGAGATTCTCACCGATCCCTCCTACGCCCGCCAGATTGTGACTCTGACCTACCCGCACATCGGCAACACTGGCACCAACCAGGAAGACGAAGAGTGCGCTGATATCTGGGCCGCCGGCCTGGTAATCCGCGACCTGCCGCTGCTGGCCAGCAGCTTCCGCAACGAGCAGTCCCTGGAGGACTACCTGCGCGAGCGCAATATCGTTGGTATCGCCGATATCGACACTCGTCGCCTGACCCGCCTGCTGCGCGACAAGGGTGCGCAGAGCGGTTGCATCGTTGCCGGTGACAATATTGACCGCGAAGAAGCCCTGGCCAAAGCCAAGGAATTTGCCGGTCTGAAAGGGATGGACCTGGCCAAGGTAGTGAGCACCAAGGAAGCCTACCCCTTTAGCGAAGGTACCTGGGAACTGGGCGAAGGCCACAAGGCCGCGCCGGAACAGCCTTTCAAAGTAGTGGCTTACGACTTCGGTGTGAAGCGCAACATCCTGCGTATGCTGGTGGATCGCGGCTGTGACATCACCGTAGTACCGGCGGAGACTCCGGCTTCCGAAGTACTGGCGATGAATCCCAACGGTGTATTCCTGTCCAATGGCCCCGGCGACCCCGAGCCCTGTGAATACGCGATCACCGCTATCCGCGAAATCCTGGACGCGGGCATTCCCACCTACGGCATCTGCCTGGGCCACCAGTTGTTGGGCCTGGCGGTGGGCGGTAAAACTGCCAAGATGAAGTTTGGTCACCACGGTGGTAACCACCCGGTACAAGACCTGAACAGCACCAAGGTGATGATCACCGCGCAGAACCACGGTTTTGAAGTGGACGCCGACAGCCTGCCGGACAATGTGGAAGTTACCCACAAGTCCCTGTTCGACGGTACCTTGCAGGGTATTCACCTGAAGGACAAGCCGGCCTTTAGCTTCCAGGGACACCCGGAAGCGAGCCCGGGCCCACACGATGTGGCGCCGTTGTTCGACCACTTTATCGATTTGATGAAAGAGCGCGCCTAA
- the carB gene encoding carbamoyl-phosphate synthase large subunit produces the protein MPKRTDIQSILIIGAGPIVIGQACEFDYSGAQACKALREEGYRVILVNSNPATIMTDPAMADATYIEPVEWRTVAKIIEQERPDAILPTMGGQTALNCALDLDKHGVLKEFNVELIGADKDAIEKAEDRDLFDKAMKAIGLETPRAKIVHSMEEAKKVPEEFGFPVIIRPSFTMGGSGGGVAYNWPEFEEICKRGLDLSPTNELLIDESLLGWKEYEMEVVRDKNDNCIIVCSIENFDPMGVHTGDSITVAPAQTLTDKEYQLMRNASIAVLREIGVETGGSNVQFGVCPKTGRVVVIEMNPRVSRSSALASKATGFPIAKVAAKLAVGYTLDELQNDITGGATPASFEPSIDYVVTKIPRFTFEKFGEADARLTTQMKSVGEVMAIGRTFQESLQKALRGLEVGSFGLESKIDPSKDGAETRLRSELSIPGAERIWYVGDAFRMGMSVGEVYDLSGIDPWFLVQLEELIKIEEPLKSLPTSALTTEHMRFLKRKGFSDRRLADLLGVSQKTVREFRHKLGVFPSYKRVDTCAAEFSTSTAYMYSTYDEECEAQPSDKKKIMVLGGGPNRIGQGIEFDYCCVHAALAMREDGYETIMVNCNPETVSTDYDTSDRLYFEPVTLEDVLEIVAKEKPEGVIVQFGGQTPLNLARYLANEGVPIIGTTPEQIDRAEDRERFQQMIMRLGLKQPKNAIVRSVSEAIQAAKDVGYPLVVRPSYVLGGRAMEIVYKEDELLTYMKEAVQVSDEAPVLLDHFLNAAIEVDIDAVSDGKDVVIGAIMQHIEQCGVHSGDSACSLPPYSLPADVQDRMREEVKAMARELGVVGLMNTQLAYQDGEIYVIEVNPRASRTVPFVSKCIGTSLAKVAARCQAGISLQEQGFTEEIVPDYYSVKESVFPFNKFPKVDPILGPEMKSTGEVMGVGATFAEAFDKGLVAAGDRLPESGRAFISVRDFDKADAVGVARDLVELGFEVIASRGTAKVLQENDIPVTTVNKMSEGRPHIVDMIKNDEIALVVNTTEGRQAIRDSADIRRSAENHRVCYTTTLAAAQAMAMAMRQEQPLQVRRLQDLHQRVVKLS, from the coding sequence ATGCCAAAACGCACAGATATCCAAAGCATTCTGATTATCGGCGCAGGCCCCATCGTGATCGGCCAGGCGTGCGAATTTGACTACTCCGGCGCCCAGGCCTGTAAGGCGCTGCGCGAAGAGGGTTACCGGGTGATCCTGGTGAACTCCAACCCGGCCACCATCATGACCGACCCGGCCATGGCTGATGCCACCTATATCGAGCCGGTTGAGTGGCGCACCGTTGCCAAGATTATCGAGCAGGAGCGCCCCGACGCCATCCTGCCCACCATGGGTGGCCAGACAGCACTGAACTGCGCCCTGGACCTGGACAAGCACGGTGTCCTGAAGGAGTTCAATGTCGAGCTGATCGGTGCAGACAAAGACGCTATCGAGAAAGCGGAAGACCGCGACCTGTTCGACAAGGCGATGAAGGCGATCGGCCTGGAAACTCCGCGCGCCAAGATCGTCCACTCCATGGAAGAGGCGAAGAAAGTACCGGAAGAGTTCGGCTTCCCGGTAATTATCCGTCCGTCCTTCACCATGGGTGGTTCCGGTGGTGGTGTGGCCTACAACTGGCCGGAGTTTGAAGAGATCTGTAAGCGCGGTCTCGACCTCTCCCCCACCAACGAATTGCTGATCGACGAATCCCTGCTCGGCTGGAAAGAGTACGAGATGGAAGTGGTTCGCGATAAGAACGACAACTGCATCATCGTATGTTCCATTGAGAACTTCGACCCGATGGGTGTACACACCGGTGACTCCATCACCGTTGCCCCGGCGCAGACGCTGACCGACAAGGAATACCAGCTGATGCGCAACGCCTCTATCGCGGTACTGCGCGAGATCGGCGTTGAGACTGGCGGCTCCAACGTACAGTTCGGCGTTTGTCCGAAGACTGGCCGCGTGGTTGTGATCGAAATGAACCCCCGCGTATCCCGCTCCTCCGCACTGGCCTCCAAGGCCACCGGTTTCCCGATCGCCAAGGTCGCGGCCAAGCTGGCAGTGGGTTACACCCTGGACGAACTGCAAAACGATATCACCGGTGGTGCTACCCCGGCGTCCTTCGAGCCGTCCATCGATTACGTTGTCACCAAGATTCCGCGCTTCACCTTCGAGAAATTCGGTGAAGCCGATGCGCGCCTGACCACCCAGATGAAGTCTGTGGGTGAAGTGATGGCGATCGGTCGCACATTCCAGGAATCCCTGCAGAAAGCCTTGCGCGGCCTGGAAGTGGGCAGCTTCGGCCTGGAAAGCAAAATTGATCCGAGCAAAGACGGCGCTGAGACTCGTCTGCGCAGCGAACTCTCCATTCCGGGTGCCGAGCGCATCTGGTACGTGGGCGATGCCTTCCGTATGGGCATGAGCGTCGGCGAAGTTTACGACCTGTCCGGTATCGACCCCTGGTTCCTGGTACAGCTCGAAGAGCTGATCAAAATTGAAGAGCCGCTCAAGTCTCTGCCTACCTCGGCGTTGACCACTGAGCATATGCGCTTCCTCAAGCGCAAAGGCTTCTCCGATCGCCGCCTGGCGGACCTGCTGGGGGTGAGCCAGAAGACTGTGCGCGAATTCCGCCACAAGCTGGGTGTATTCCCGTCTTATAAGCGCGTAGATACCTGTGCTGCTGAGTTCAGCACCTCCACTGCTTACATGTACTCCACCTACGATGAGGAGTGCGAAGCGCAGCCGTCTGACAAGAAGAAAATCATGGTACTCGGCGGTGGCCCCAACCGTATCGGCCAGGGCATCGAGTTCGACTACTGCTGCGTACACGCCGCTCTGGCGATGCGCGAAGACGGTTATGAGACCATCATGGTCAACTGTAACCCGGAGACTGTCTCCACCGACTACGACACTTCCGACCGCCTCTACTTTGAGCCGGTAACCCTGGAAGACGTGCTGGAAATTGTTGCCAAAGAGAAGCCGGAAGGCGTGATCGTACAGTTCGGTGGCCAGACTCCGCTGAACCTGGCGCGCTACCTGGCCAACGAAGGTGTGCCTATTATCGGTACCACCCCAGAGCAGATTGACCGCGCGGAAGACCGCGAGCGCTTCCAGCAGATGATCATGCGTCTCGGCCTCAAGCAGCCGAAGAATGCCATCGTGCGCTCTGTCTCCGAAGCCATCCAGGCGGCGAAAGACGTGGGCTACCCGCTGGTTGTGCGCCCGTCATACGTACTGGGCGGCCGCGCCATGGAGATCGTCTACAAAGAAGACGAGCTACTCACCTACATGAAAGAAGCGGTACAGGTTTCTGACGAAGCACCGGTACTGCTGGATCACTTCCTCAACGCCGCCATTGAGGTGGATATCGATGCGGTATCCGATGGCAAGGACGTTGTGATCGGCGCCATCATGCAGCACATTGAACAGTGTGGTGTTCACTCCGGTGACTCCGCCTGCTCCCTGCCGCCTTACAGCCTTCCGGCGGATGTGCAGGACCGTATGCGCGAAGAAGTCAAAGCCATGGCCCGCGAGCTGGGCGTAGTTGGTCTGATGAATACCCAGCTGGCCTACCAGGACGGCGAGATCTACGTGATCGAGGTGAACCCGCGCGCTTCCCGTACTGTACCTTTCGTCTCCAAGTGCATCGGCACTTCACTGGCGAAAGTGGCTGCGCGCTGTCAGGCGGGTATCAGCTTGCAGGAGCAGGGCTTTACCGAAGAAATCGTACCGGACTACTACTCCGTTAAAGAGTCTGTATTCCCGTTCAACAAGTTCCCGAAAGTGGACCCGATTCTCGGCCCCGAGATGAAATCCACCGGCGAAGTAATGGGCGTAGGCGCTACCTTCGCAGAAGCCTTCGACAAGGGCCTGGTTGCCGCTGGCGACCGCCTGCCGGAGTCCGGACGCGCATTTATCTCTGTGCGTGACTTCGACAAGGCCGACGCAGTGGGCGTAGCTCGCGATCTGGTGGAACTGGGCTTCGAAGTAATTGCCAGCCGCGGCACCGCCAAGGTCTTGCAAGAAAACGATATTCCCGTTACAACCGTCAACAAGATGAGTGAAGGTCGCCCGCATATCGTCGATATGATTAAAAACGACGAGATTGCGCTGGTGGTGAATACCACCGAAGGGCGTCAGGCGATTCGCGACTCTGCGGATATCCGCCGCAGTGCCGAGAATCACCGGGTGTGTTACACCACCACCCTGGCAGCGGCTCAGGCCATGGCGATGGCCATGCGTCAGGAGCAGCCGCTACAGGTTCGCCGCCTGCAAGACCTTCACCAGCGTGTCGTAAAGCTGTCTTAA
- the greA gene encoding transcription elongation factor GreA, with protein sequence MNRVPMTVEGAEALRSELDNLKKVERPTVVQAIAEAREHGDLKENAEYHAAREKQGFIEGRIQEIESKLSHSLVIDVKSIEPSDKVIFGTTVTIIHLDDEKEVTYKIVGDDEADVKKHKISVNSPIARALIGKEVGDVVVVQTPSGAVEYEIDAVEHL encoded by the coding sequence TTGAACCGGGTACCAATGACCGTTGAAGGCGCAGAAGCGCTGCGCTCAGAGCTGGACAATCTGAAGAAAGTTGAACGCCCTACTGTTGTACAGGCGATTGCTGAAGCGCGCGAACACGGTGATTTAAAGGAAAATGCCGAATACCACGCGGCGCGGGAAAAGCAGGGCTTTATCGAAGGCCGTATCCAGGAAATCGAAAGCAAGCTTTCCCACTCTCTGGTCATTGATGTGAAAAGCATTGAGCCCAGTGACAAGGTAATTTTCGGCACTACGGTAACGATTATTCACCTGGATGATGAGAAGGAAGTCACATACAAAATTGTGGGTGACGACGAAGCCGATGTGAAAAAGCACAAGATCTCGGTGAACTCCCCGATTGCCCGTGCGCTGATTGGAAAGGAAGTAGGTGATGTGGTGGTAGTCCAAACACCTTCCGGTGCGGTGGAGTACGAAATCGATGCAGTGGAGCACCTGTAA